From the Streptomonospora nanhaiensis genome, the window CGGCGCCCCAGCCCTGCCGGCGCCCGACCCCAACGACCCCTACGCCAACGTCGACTGGGACGCCATCGACTGGAGCGCGGTCGACTGGAGCGCCGTCGACTGGGACGCCATCGACTGGGAGTCCATCGACTACAGCGGCGGCGCCGCCACCCCCGCCACCGAGGGCGCCGACCCGGTGGCGCTGATCGTGGAGTCCATGGACTCCTTCGACCTTCCCGAGCCCGAGATCTCCTCCTCGCCGGCTCCGGACTCCCTGATCCTGGTCACCACCCCGGTGTGGCTGTGGATCGACGAGGCCGAATGGCAGCCCGCCACGGCCGAGGCCGAGGTCCCCGGCATGTCGCTGAGCCTCACCGCCGTGCCCCGCGCCACCCGCTGGGAGATGGGCGACGGCACCGAGGTGGTCTGCGAGGGCCCCGGCACCCCCTACGACCCCGCGACTCACGCGCCCGACGCGGAGTCGCCCGACTGCGGACACGTCTACACCCGCTCCTCCCTGGCCGAGCCCGACGACGTGTTCACCGTGCGTGCGCGCATCAGCTGGGACATCACCTGGGAGATCTCCGGGGGAGACACCGGCACGCTCGACCCCGTCACCACGACCTCCACGGTCGACCTCACGGTGCGGGAGTCCCAGGGCCTGGTGACGGAGGACGGCGCGTGAGCCCCGCGAGCGGGACCCGGACGCGCGTCGGTCCGGGCGGCGCGACCGCACCCATGACAAGGAGGACCTGGTGACCACGATGACCGGCACCCGTGGGAGTGCCGCCGAGGCGCGCCCCGCCGCCCCGCCGACCGTGCGCCTGCTGGGCACCGGCCCGCGCCGATGGCGCTGGCTCGGTCTCGGGGTGGCGATCATGACCGCCGGCGCGCTGGCCGGCGTGGTCGCCGTCGAGCAGCTCGACACCCGCCAGGGGGTGCTGGTGGCCGGCTCCGACCTCGCCGCCGGCCAGGTCCTCACGGCGGCCGACCTGGAGGTGGCCCGCATCTCCGTCTCCGACGGCGTCTCGGCGCTGACCGAGGACCGGCTGCAGGAGGCGGTCGGCAGCACCCTGGCCGTCCCGGTGCCCGAGGGCGGCGTGCTGCCCGAGACCGCCCTGGGCGCCGACGCCAGGTACCCGGCCGCCGGCGAGGCGGTCGTCGGCGCGGTCCTGGCGCCCGGCCGCTTCCCCGCCTCGCTGCAGCGCGGCGCGGCGGTCTCCGTCGTGCTCGTTGAGGGCGCCCCGGCCGGCTCCGGCGGAGGCGGCGCCCAGTCCGGCGCGGCGGCGGGCGGCGCGGCCGCCGCCGGCGACTCCGGGGTCACCGCCTACCCGGCCCGCGTGCAGTCGGTCGAGCTGTCCACGGCCGACGGCTCGGCCAACGTCGAACTGCTCGTCGACGCCCAGGTCGCCGGCCAGGTCGCGGCCGCGGCCGCCGCCGAGCAGGCCACCGTGGTGCAGGTGTCGCCCTCGGGAGGCAGCTGATGGGCCGCACCACCGCGCTGTTCTCGCTGGGCGGCGCCCCCGGGGTGACCCTCACCGCCATGGCCATGGCCGCGGTGTGGCCCGAGCAGAGGGGCGCGGCGCTGGTCGAGGCCGACGCCTCCGGCGGCGACATCGGCGCCTGGTACCGGCTGCCCGCATCGCCCGGGGTCACCGACCTCGCCGCGGCCACCCGCCGCCGCACCGCCGCCGACCCGCCCGCCGACCCCCTGGCGTTCTGCCAGACCCTGCCCGGCGGGCTGCCGGTCTGCGCCGGGCCCGCCTCTGCCGACCCCGCCCAGGGCGCGGTGCAGCTGCTGGCCACCAACAGCCCCCGGCTCGCCGCCGGCGGCGCGGCCCCCGGCGGCCCGGCCACGGTCGTCGACCTGGGCCGGCTCGCCCCGCGCACGCCCACCGCGCACCTGGCCGCCAACGCCGACGACGCCCTGCTGCTGGTCAGCGACGACCTCGCGCAGCTGCGCCGGGTCAAGCAGTCCGCGGCCGCGCTCACCGACTCCATCGGCGCCCTGCGCGTGGTGGTCGTGGGCGGCTCGGGGTCCACCTCCGAGATCGCCGCGGCCGTGGACCTGCCCGTGTGGAGCGGCCGCATCCCCCTCGACACCCGCAGCGCCGCGTTCCTGCGCGGCGAGGCCAACCTGCGCCGGCCGCAGCGCCGCCCCCTGTTCCGGGCGGCCCTGGCGCTGATCACAACCCTCGTCGAGGCTCCCGCCGACGCGCCGCCGGCGCGCCCGCAGCCCGTGGCCCAGCGCTACTCGACGGCCGCCAAGCCGCCGCCCGGCGCGGGCGAACCCGGCACCTCCGGTACGGCACCGGGCGGGCACCAGTGAGGCAAGGGAGGGCACTGTGAGCGAGATCGAGGTCTCCGTCGGCGGCGCCGACCGCTTCCTCGACCCTCAGCGGGCCGAACGCGAGGACGCCTGGACCACTTGGGTCGCCACCGAGGCCGGGCGCCGGCTCAGCGAACTGCTGCGCGGCGCCGAGGACACCGACGCCGACGAGTACCGGCGCCAGGCCGAGCGGGTGATCGCCCAGATCCTCGACGAGGCGGCGCGCACCGCGCTGGCCCAGGGCCGGGCCGTGCTCGACGCGCGCACCGAGGAGACCATCGCCGCCCGCGCACTGGCCCAGGTGTGCGGCATGGGCCCGCTGCAGCCGCTGCTGGACGACCCCGACATCGAGAACATCAACTGCAACGGCACCCAGGTGTGGGTGCGCTACGCCGACGGCACCCGCGAGCGCCGCCCCCAGCTGTTCGAGACCTCCGAGCAGCTGATCGCCCTGGTCCGCCGCATCGCCGCCGAGTCGGCCACCGGCGAGCGCAGGTTCGACCCCGGCGCGCCGATCCTGGACATGCCGCTGCCCGGCGGCGAGCGCATGAACGCCATCATGGACGTCGCGCGCGTCCCCGCCGTGTCCATCCGCCGCCACCGCTACAGCACCACCACCCTCGCCCAGCTGCGCGAGCTGGGCACCCTCGACGGCCTCGCCGAGCGGCTGCTGCGCGCGGCCGTGCTGTCGCGCCGCAACATGGTGGTCACCGGCGGCACCGGCGCGGGCAAGACCACGCTGGTGCGGGCGCTGGCCTCGGAGATCCCGCCCACCGAGCGCATCGTCACCATCGAGGACGTCTTCGAGCTGAGCCTGGACCGCGACGTCGAGGCCCACCCCGACTGCGTGGCCCTGCAGGCGCGCCCCGCCAACGTCGAGGGCGCCGGCGAGATCACCATCGCCGACCTGGTGCGCGCCGCGCTGCGGATGTCCCCGGACCGCGTGATCGTCGGCGAGACCCGCGGCCACGAGACCGTGCCGCTGCTCAACGCCATGAGCCAAGGCAACGACGGCAGCCTCACCACGCTGCACGCCGCCAACTCCGCGGGCGCGTTCACCAAGCTCGGCGCCTACGCCGCCCAGTCGGCCGAGCGCCTGCCGCTGGAGGCCACCGCCGCGCTGGTCGCCGCCGCCGTGCACCTGGTGGTGCACGTGTCGGCGCTGCCCACCGGCAGCCGCGTGGTCACCAGCATCCGCGAGGTGGTCGGCGCCGAGGGCCAGAACGTGGTCTCCAACGAGATCTACCGGCGCGACCGCACCGGTGAGCTCCTGCCGGCGGCCCCGCCCAGCCCCGCCACGGTCGACGCGCTGGCCGAGGCCGGGTTCGACGTCTCCCAGCTCAGCGCGACGATGGGCATGGGGGGGTGGTCGGCGTGAACCCCGGAGTCACCGGGTCCGTCCTGGTCGCCGTGTGCGGCGCCGTGGCGGGCGCCGGCCTGTGGGTGGCGCTCGCCGCCCTGGCCTCGGTCCCGCCCGCCACCCGCGGCGGCCGGCAGGTCTCGCTGCGCTCCGCGCTGCTGGGCGAGCACCGCCCGCTGCGCCTGGCCGGTGCCCTGGGCGGCGGCGCCCTGGTGTGGGCGGTGACCCAGTGGCCGGTGGCCGGGGTGCTGGCCGCGCTGGCCTGCTGGTGGCTGCCCACCGTGCTCGGCCCCGACCGCCACTACGAGCGGCACGTGGCCGGGGTGGAGGCGGTGGCGGCTTGGGCGGAGATGCTGCGCGACCTCATGGCCGGCGCCTCGGGCCTGCACCAGGCGATCTCCGCCACCGTGCCCATCGCCCCCGAGCCGGTGCGCGCCGAGGTCTCCCGGCTGGCCGACGACCTGCGGCGCGGCCGCTCGCCCCAGGCGGCGCTGCGCGACTTCGCCGACGAGGTCGACAACCCCACCGCCGACCTGGTGTCGGCGGCGCTGAGCACGGCCGCCTCCCGACACGCCACCGACCTGGGCGTGCTGCTGGGCAGCCTGGCCGAGGCGGCGCGCGACCAGGCGGCGATGCTGGTGCGCGTCGCGGCCAGCCGGGCGCGGGTGCGCACCTCCACCCGCATCATCATCGGGGTGACCCTGGGCATGGCCGCCCTGCTGCTGCTGTTCAGCCCCGACTACCTGGCGCCGTTCGACAGCCTGCTCGGCCAGGTCGTTCTGGCCGGGATCGGCGCGGTCTGGGGCACGGCCCTGGTGTGGATGGTGCGGATGGCGCGGCCCAAGCAGGGCCCGCGCGTCCTGGCACCGGCGAGCCCCGCGGCCCCGGCCGCCGAGAAGGCGGAGGCACCGGCATGAGCGGACCCATCCTGCTGCTGTCCGCGCTGGCCGGCCTGGCCGTGGGCGCGGGGCTGTGGCTGCTGCTGGCCGTGCGCTACTCCCGGCCGAGCCTGAGCGAGCGCCTGGCCGAGCCCGCGGCGCCCATCCACCGCCCGGTGCGCGCCGACGCCGGCGGGCCGCTGTCGCGCCTGGGCGCGGTCGGCGCGCCGCTGATGGCGGCCCTGGGCCTGCCCGGCGCCCGCGCCCGCCGCGACCTGGCGGTGTGCGAGCGCGACGCCGCCGGCTACCTCGCCGAGAAGGCCACCGGCCTGGTGCTGGGCCTGGCCGCGCCGCCGCTGCTGGCCGCGCCGCTGGCGCTGGTCGGACTGGACCTCGCCTCGCTGTGGGGCGTGGCGGCCTGGGCGGTACTGGCCGGGGTGCTGTGGTTCGCCCCCGACATGGCGCTGCGCGACGAGGCCGCCAAGCGCCGCGAGCAGATGCGGCACGCCCTGGCCGGGTTCGCCGACCTCGTCGTGGTGTCGCTGGCCGGCGGCGCCGGGGTGAACGGCGCGCTGTCCGACGCCACGGCCGTGGGCGGCGGCTGGGCCATCGGCCGCATCCGCGACGCCCTGCGCGCCGCGGCGCTGCGGCGGCTGCCGGCCTGGTCGGCGCTGCGGGAGCTGGGCGAGCAGTTCGACACCCCGGAGTTCAACGAGCTCGCCGCCAGTCTCCAGCTGGCCGGCGCCGACGGCGCGCGCGTGCGGGGTTCGCTCGCCGCCAAGGCCAAGACCCTGCGCACCCAGTTCCTGTCCGAGCTCGACGCCGAGGCGCAGTCGGCCACCGAGCGGATGAGCCTGCCCGTGGTACTGCTGTTCGCCGGGTTCCTCGGCATGCTCGGCTACCCCGCCATGACCCACATCCTGACCAGTCTGTGACCCTGTCGCGGGCTGTGCGTCCGCAGCCCGCCGTCCCCGACGAGACCACCTGGAGCCCGCGATGAAACTCCTGATCCACCTGCTTGACGACCGCGGCCGGCGCGCCCGCGGAGACGGGGGATACTCCACCGAGACGGTCGTGGTCATCGCGCTGCTGGTGGCGATGGCCATCACGGCGGTCGGGTTCATCTCCGCGACCGTCCTGGAGCGCGCCCAGAGCATCACGCTCGAATAATGGCGCGCTCCACGCCTCGTTCGGGGCGCCCGGTCGCGCACCGGACGCGCCCCCGGGCCGACGACGACCGGGGCAGCGCCGAGGTGGCCGTCGCCACCCCGCTGCTCCTGCTGCTGGTGCTGCTCGTCGTCCAGGTCGCCGTGTGGATGCACGGCGACCACACCGCGGCGAGCGTGGCCCGCCACGCCGTGGAGACGGCGCGGGCCGCCGACTCCGCCGGCGCCCAGGCGCAGGCCGAGGCGTTCGCCGACGAGATCGGCGGCAGTGTCCTGGGCAACCGCGTCATCGTCGTCGAACGCGGCGAGGTCAGCGTGCGCGTCGTCGTCGAGGCCGAGGTCCCCAGCCTGATCCCCGGCCTGACCTGGCCGGTGCGCCACGAGCTCACGGCGCCGGTGGAGCGCTTCGTCGAGCCGGGAGAGGCGGGAGGGGCCGCGCCGTGACCTCCGCGACCCTGCGCGCCGCGCCGGTGGCCGCCGGCGGGCCCGGCGGCGACCGGGGCTCCATGGCCACCGAACTCACCGTCCTCACCCCGATGCTGCTGCTGTTCGCCATGCTGATGCTGCTGGCCGGCCGCGTCACCGGCGCCGCGGCCACCGCCGACGAGGTCGCCCACGCCGCGGCGCGCGCGGCGTCCCTGGAGCGCACCCCCGCCCAGGCCGACGCGGCGGCCGCGGCCACCGCCGAGGCCGCGCTGAGCACCCACGGGCTGGTGTGCGCCGACTACGCGCTCACCGTGGACCACGGCGGCCTGCTGCCCGGGGCGGCGGTGCACGCCGTCCTGGAGTGCCATGTCGGGCTGGGTGACCTCGTCGGGCTGGACGTGCCGGGCACCCACACCATCGAGGGGGAGTCCACGGTCGTGGTCGACACCTTCCGGGGGCAGCCGTGACGGCGCCGGGCCCCGCACCCCGCACCGCGCCGGCCGCCGCACCCGCCGGGCGCGGGCGCGGCGACTCCGGCCAGGCCACGGCGTTCGTCGTGGTGCTGGCGACGTCGTTCGTGCTGTGCCTGGGCCTGGTCTTCGACGGCGGCGGCCTGCTGCGGGCCCACAGCGGCGCCCACCTGATGGCGCAGGAGGCCGCGCGGGTCGGGGTCCAGCAGATCGACTGGGCCGCCTACCGCTCCGGAGCCGAGGAGGTCGGGCTCGACCCCGTCGAGGCGAGCCGGGCCGCCCAGGCGTTCCTCGCCGACGCCGGAGCCACCGGAACCGTCACCGTCGACGGCGACACGGTCACCGTGACGTGCAGTGTCGACTACGGTTTCGTGCTGCTGCCCATCGGCTCCACCACGGTCGAGGCGACCGCCAGCGCCCGCCCCTACACTTCCCCCGCCGCGTCCGCTCCATAGCGACCGTGATCCGTGGAGGCGATATGAGCACCATCCGCCGGCTGAGCGCCCTGCTGCTGGCCCTGGCCGTCCTGGCCGGGCTGCCCTACGTGCTGCTGTGGCACCTGCCCTGGCCGTCGCTGGACCTGTCGTGGGAGACGGCGCTGGTGCACGTGCGCAGCCTCTCCGCCCCGCCGGGGGTGGCCATGGCGGCGCTCATCGTCGCCCTGTGGGCCGTCTGGGGGCTCTACGCCGCCGGAATCGCCGCCGAGGTCATCGCGCGCGGGCGCGGGGGGCGGCTGCCGTTCCGGCCGCTGGGCCCGCTGCAGGTGGTGGCCGCCACCGCGCTGGGCGCCACCGTTGCGGCGCCCACGCACGCGCTGGCCGACACCGTCCAGGTGGAGTCGGTGGACCCCGGGGAGCTGAACCTGGACGCCCCGGAGACGCCGCGCCCCCAGGTGGAGGAGTCGCCGCCGGCCGACCTCGACGACGGGCCCGCCGCCCCCGGCTCCACCGTCGAGCGGTCGCGCACCGTCGCGGGGTTCGCGCTCAACTCCGACCGGCTGACCGACCCCATGCGCGAGGACCTCACCAAGGTCGCCGACATGATCCGCGACTTCGGCTCCGCCGACCACACGGTCCACATCACCGGACACGCCGACAAGACGGGGCCCGAGGACTTCAACCGGCAGCTGTCGGAGCAGCGGGCGCGCGCGGCGGCCGACTTCCTGCGCGAGAAGCTGGGCGACGACGCGCCGCGCATCGAGACCGAGGGCGCGGGCTCCACCGACCCCCGCGAGGGCGACCTGGCGGCCCAGCGCCGGATCGAGGTCGACTACACGGTGGTCAGCGGCCAGCAGCCCGACGCGGCGCCCACCACCGCCCAGGACCGGCCGGCCGCCGAGACGCCCGAGGCCGCGCCCGCCCAGGACGCGCCGGCCGAGGCCGACGCCGGAGGCGGCGCGGACGGCGGCGGGGCCGATACCGCCGGGGCGGGGGAGGGCGCCGACGCGGCCACCGACTCCACCACCGAATCCGCCGCCGGCGAGGCGGGCGAAGGGGCCGAGGAGGGCGCGCCGGTCGTCGCGCCGCCCGTCCTGCCGACCTCGGCCGGGGGCGACACCCCCGACTTCTCCGTGGACGTCGAGAACCCGGCCGTCGTCGGCGCCATCGCGGTGGCGGGCATCGTCGGCGGCTACGCGGCGGGCCGCGGCGGGGTGCGCCTGGCGGGCCTGCGCCTGACGCTGCCGCGCCCCAAGGTCGGCGGCAGACCGCCCAAGCCGCGCGCCCTGCCCCCGGCGCCCCCGCGGCCCACGGTGGCCGACGACATCGACGAGCGGGTCACCGTGGAACTGGACCACGTGCCCGGCCTCGGGCTCACCGGTGCCGGGTCCTACGCGGCGGCCCGCCGCCTCGTGGTCAACGCGCTGGGCGACCCCGAGCAGCGGCCCGCGCGCATCCTGCTGACCGACGCGCTGGCCCAGCGGTTCCTCGGCGGCGAGGCGTACGGCGCGCTGCGCGCGCACCCCCGCGAGGAGGTGCGGATCGTGGACACCATGGAGGACGCGCTCGCCGAGCTGCAGCGCGAGCTGCACGAGCGCGCGGCCGACCCGCTGACCTCGGCCGAGGGCGACCCGCTGGTGCTGGTCACCGAGCCCGACGCGCGCCACGAGACGGCGCTGTCGGGGCTGCTGCTGCACGGCCAGCGGCGCGGGATCACCGCCGTCGTGCTGGGCCGCTGGCCGCTGGGCGGCAGCTGCGCGGTGGCGGCGGACGGGCTGATCACCGAGACCAGCCCTCCGCTGAACCCGCTGTTCCACGCGTCGTGGCCGGGGGCGAGCCAGGAGGACGTGGCGGCGGCGGTGCGCGCCCACGCGGGCGCCGGGGAGGCCGGGGACGCCGCGACGGACGCGGAGCCCGCTCCGGCGGCGCCGGCCGGCGCGGTCGACTGGGAGGCGCTGCCGGAGCGGCCGACAGCGGAGTCGGCCGGGCCGGCGGCCGACCGTGCCGACACCGAGCCGGCGGCCGAGCCGATCGCCGCCCCCGCCGGTGCGGAGGAGCCGGTGCGGCCGATGCCCCGCAAGGCCGGCCGGCGCGGCCGGGCGCGGTTCCGCCGCCTGGCGGCCGAGTCGCCCGGCGACCGCGGCGAGCGGGTGACCGACGCCGACGGGTTCTCCGCGGCCCTGCTCCCCGACACGGGCGCCGCCGACGATGCCGAGGCGGGCGCCGAAGTCACGCCGTCGGCACCGGGCACGGCCGCCGAGGAGCCGACCCGCGACTCCCGCTCCCAGCGCGCCAACGGCGCGGGCGGCCCCCAGCCGACCGGCTCCGCCGCCCCGCCGGTCCCAGGCGCGCGGCCCACGCCGGCCGAACCGGCAGAGGCGTCCGCGCCTGCTCGGTCGCCTGATGCGCCCGACGCGGCCGTGCCGGCGGCCCTCGCCGTGCCCGCCCCGCCGACCGAACTGCCCGGCGCGGTGCCGGGCGTGGGGCGATACGCCCCTGTCGGCCCGGTCTCGCCGCTGCGGCGCGATGGCGGCGCCGGCCGACCCGGTCGGCCCGCCCCCGAGACGGCGCCCGCCGACGCGTCCGCCGGCGCGGCGGCCCCGCCCGAGGCGGCCGAGGACCCGGCGCGGACGGAGCGGACCGCACCGCCGCGCCGCCCCGGCGCCGGCGCGGCCGGCGGCACCGCCGCCGAGGTCTCCGCCGGCACCGGGCCCGCGCCCGCGGACACCGAAGCGGAGAAACCGCCCGCTCCCGCCGGGACGGCCGTGCCGTCGCGCCGGCGCGGCCGGTTCGCCCGGCTGGGCGACCGCGCCGAGAGGACGAGCCGCGCGGCGGACACGGCCGGGCAGCCGCCCGCCGCCGCGCCGGCGCCCGACGAGGGAGCCGACAACGCGGCGACCTCGGGCCCAGGCTCGGGTGCCGCGCCGCGCCGGAGCGACCTCACCCCCCGCGCGGCCCGGGTGCGGCGGATGCGGGAGGTGCAGGCCGACGCCGACCGCGAGGAGGCCCGGCCGACCGGCGACGCCGCCGACCGCGATCCCCAGGGCGCCGCCGACCCCGCGGGCGCCGACGGCGACACCGACCACGACGGCGGCTCGCCCCGCCTGCCGCGCAAGCCCAAGAAGGCCGGCCGAGGCCGCGCCTGGCGCCCACGCGAGACCACCTGAGACCCGCGCCCCCCGGCCGCCCCGACGCGGCCCGGGACGGCCCCGGGCGGCTCCGCCGCCCAAGGAGCGGCCGGCGGGAGCCCTGGCGCTCGCCCGCCGCCCGCGCCTGGAGCGGGTCGGCCGCCCACATGGGTGTGCCGCGGGCTTGCGGAAGGGACGGGCGCTGTCCCGGTCGGCCCCCGCGTTCGCCCGCCGCCCGCGGCCTGAGCGGTCCGGTCGCGCGGGCACGCCCCTCGGCGTGCCCGGGATCGGGACGCGCGTGGGCCGGTCTCTCGGCGTGCCCGGGAGCCGCCGTGCCGGGCCCTTCGGCGTGCCGCGCGGCCGGAGTCGGCCACCCGGTCGGGGAATGGAGTGCGTAACACCTGACCTGGGCGTCCGTGCGCCCGCGGCGCCCCGGCGGGTGATCGGCGTGTGCCGGACGGCGGTGTTCCCCGAGGGGGTAAGGTGGCCCCCGCCCGCGACTCCCGGCGGGGGCGCCCCGGAGCCCTCTCCGGCCGCCGCGCGCCTTCGGCGCCCGCGCCGCGCCCGCTCCCCCGTCCAGGGTGCCCCGGCGGTGCTTTCGTGCGGTGTGGTTGTCGGCACACCGCCGCTTCCGCGCAGGTGAGGACGTTGCGGACACGCCCGGCCACCCCTCGTGGTTTTCCCCGGGATGACCAGCGGGAAGACCCGCGGCGGTTGCGCGGGGGACTTGCGTGGCTGGTGTGGCGGTCGTAGGTTGACCACAACATCTAGTGCTCGTCGTGGAACACGCGGCCTAGAAATTGTGCTTTAGTAGGTACCCGTTCCTTCGGGGGCGCCCGTGCGGCGGGTGTTCCGCGAGGCGGACCAAGCGCCCTTCGCCGCCGGGACACCGGCGCTGACGCGCATGCGCGCGGCACGCCGGCCCGGCCGGTGCGGGGGCGCCGCGAGAGACGACGACGATCTTGGGGAGGCGCATCGGCGTGCACTGTCCGTTCTGCCGCCATCCCGACACCCGGGTGATCGACAGCCGCTCCACCGACGACGGCGCGGCCATCCGGCGCCGCCGCTCGTGCCCGAGCTGCGAACGCCGCTTCACCACGCAGGAGACCGTGCTGCTGATGGTCGCCAAGCGCTCGGGGGTCACCGAGCCCTTCTCGCGGAGCAAGATCGTCGCCGGGGTGCGGCGCGCCTGCCAGGGGCGCCCGGTCACCGAGGACGCCCTCGCCAAGCTCGGCCAGCGGGTCGAGGAGGAGATCCGCTCGCGCGGAGTCGCCGAGGTCCCGGCACACGAGATCGGCCTGGCCATCCTGGGTCCGCTGCGCGAACTGGACGAGGTCGCCTACCTGCACTTCGCCTCGGTCTACCGCGGGTTCGAGTCCCTGGCGGACTTCGAGCACGAGATCGCCATGCTGCGGGCCGACCGGGAGAAGGCGCGGCACGAGGACTAGCGCGCGGCGGCGGCCGGGCGAGCACGGCACGCACCGGTCCCCACGGCAGTGGGGCGGTGCCTGGTATGGGTTCAGATGAGGAGCAGGGGGAGCGAGATGACGGAGACCGCCAGCGGGGCGGCCCGCAAGGGCAAGGACCGGCGCAAGGGCCTGAAGATCGAGCGGGTCTTCACCACGCCGGGCGTGCACCCATATGACGCGGTCGAGTGGGAGCGCCGGGACGTCGTCATGACCAACTGGCGCGACGGGTCGGTCAACTTCGAGCAGCGCGGCGTCGAGTTCCCCGCCTTCTGGTCGATGAACGCCACCCAGATCGTCTCCAGCAAGTACTTCCGGGGGGCCCTGGGCACCCCGCAGCGCGAGTGGAGCCTCAAGCAGCTCGTGGACCGGGTGGTGGGCACCTACACCGCCACCGGCCGCGCGCACGGCTACTTCGCCACCGACGAGGACGCCGAGATCTTCGACCACGAGCTGAAGCACGCGCTGATCCACCAGCTGTTCAGCTTCAACTCGCCGGTCTGGTTCAACGTGGGCACGGCCTCCCAGCAGCAGGTCTCGGCCTGCTTCATCCTCTCCGTGGACGACACCATGGAGTCGATCCTCGACTGGTACAAGGAGGAGGGGATCATCTTCAAGGGCGGCTCGGGGGCCGGGGTGAACCTCTCCCGCATCCGCTCCAGCAAGGAGCTGCTGTCCTCGGGCGGCACCGCCTCGGGCCCGGTGTCGTTCATGCGCGGCGCCGACGCCTCGGCGGGCACCATCAAGTCCGGGGGCGCCACCCGCCGCGCCGCCAAGATGGTGGTCCTCGACGTCGACCACCCCGACATCGAGGACTTCGTGGAGTCCAAGGCGCGCGAGGAGGACAAGATCCGCGCGCTGCGCGACGCCGGCTTCGACGTCGACCTGGGCGGCGCCGACATCGTCAGCGTGCAGTACCAGAACGCCAACAACTCGGTGCGGGTCTCCGACGCCTTCATGCGCGCCGTCGAGACCGGCTCGGACTTCGGCCTGACCTCGCGCACCACCGGCGAGGTGCTGGCCACCGTCGACGCCAAGGAGCTGTTCCGCAAGATGGCGCGGGCGGCGTGGGAGTGCGCCGACCCCGGGCTCCAGTACGACGACACCATCAACGACTGGCACACCACCCCCGAGAGCGGGCGCATCACCGCCAGCAACCCCTGCTCGGAGTACGTCCACCTGGACAACTCCTCCTGCAACCTCGCCTCGATCAACCTGCTGAAGTTCCTCGGCGACGACGACACCTTCCAGATCGACACGTTCGTCAAGCTCACCGAGCTGATCATCACGGCGATGGACATCTCCATCACCTTCGCCGACTTCCCCACCGAGAAGATCGGCGAGACCACCCGCGCCTTCCGCCAGCTGGGCATCGGCTACGCCAACCTCGGCGCGCTGCTGATGGCCACCGGCCACGCCTACGACTCCGACGGCGGGCGCGCCGTGGCCGCCGCCATCACCTCCCTGATGACCGGCACCGCCTACAAGCGCAGCGCCGAGCTGGCCGGGGTCGTCGGCCCCTACGAGGGCTACGCCAAGAACGCCGACGCCCACAAGCGGGTCATGCGCAAGCACGCCGCCGCCAACGACGACGTGCGCACCATCGGCGACATGGACCGCGCCATCCACACGGCGGCCACCGCGGCGTGGGAGAAGTGCCTCAAGACGGGCGAGAAGAACGGCTGGCGCAACGCCCAGGCCAGCCTGCTGGCGCCCACCGGCACCATCGGCTTCATGATGGACTGCGACACCACCGGCATCGAGCCCGACTTCTCGCTGGTCAAGTACAAGAAGCTGGTCGGCGGCGGCTCCATGCAGATCGTCAACCAGGCCATCCCGCGGGCGCTGAAGAACCTCGGCTACCAGCAGGAGCAGGTCGAGGCGATCGTGGAGTACATCTCCGAGAACGGCCACGTGGTCGACGCCCCGGGCCTGCGCCCGGAGCACTACGAGGTGTTCGACTGCGCCATGGGCAAGCGCTACATCAAGCCCATGGGCCACGTGGAGATGATGGCGGCGGTCCAGCCGTTCCTCTCCGGCGCGATCTCCAAGACGGTGAACGTGCCCGAGGAGGCCACCGTCGAGGACTTCGAGCACATCTACTTCCAGGGCTGGAAGCTGGGGCTCAAGGCACTGGCGGTCTACCGCGACAACTGCAAGGTCGGCCAGCCGCTGTCCACCGGCTCCGGCGAGAAGAAGACCGCGGACACCCCGCAGGAGGCGCCCGCGCCGCAGGTCGTGGAGGTCAACCGGCCGGTGCGCCGGCGCCTGCCCAAGAAGCGGC encodes:
- a CDS encoding SAF domain-containing protein, with the translated sequence MTGTRGSAAEARPAAPPTVRLLGTGPRRWRWLGLGVAIMTAGALAGVVAVEQLDTRQGVLVAGSDLAAGQVLTAADLEVARISVSDGVSALTEDRLQEAVGSTLAVPVPEGGVLPETALGADARYPAAGEAVVGAVLAPGRFPASLQRGAAVSVVLVEGAPAGSGGGGAQSGAAAGGAAAAGDSGVTAYPARVQSVELSTADGSANVELLVDAQVAGQVAAAAAAEQATVVQVSPSGGS
- a CDS encoding CpaF family protein; this translates as MSEIEVSVGGADRFLDPQRAEREDAWTTWVATEAGRRLSELLRGAEDTDADEYRRQAERVIAQILDEAARTALAQGRAVLDARTEETIAARALAQVCGMGPLQPLLDDPDIENINCNGTQVWVRYADGTRERRPQLFETSEQLIALVRRIAAESATGERRFDPGAPILDMPLPGGERMNAIMDVARVPAVSIRRHRYSTTTLAQLRELGTLDGLAERLLRAAVLSRRNMVVTGGTGAGKTTLVRALASEIPPTERIVTIEDVFELSLDRDVEAHPDCVALQARPANVEGAGEITIADLVRAALRMSPDRVIVGETRGHETVPLLNAMSQGNDGSLTTLHAANSAGAFTKLGAYAAQSAERLPLEATAALVAAAVHLVVHVSALPTGSRVVTSIREVVGAEGQNVVSNEIYRRDRTGELLPAAPPSPATVDALAEAGFDVSQLSATMGMGGWSA
- a CDS encoding type II secretion system F family protein → MNPGVTGSVLVAVCGAVAGAGLWVALAALASVPPATRGGRQVSLRSALLGEHRPLRLAGALGGGALVWAVTQWPVAGVLAALACWWLPTVLGPDRHYERHVAGVEAVAAWAEMLRDLMAGASGLHQAISATVPIAPEPVRAEVSRLADDLRRGRSPQAALRDFADEVDNPTADLVSAALSTAASRHATDLGVLLGSLAEAARDQAAMLVRVAASRARVRTSTRIIIGVTLGMAALLLLFSPDYLAPFDSLLGQVVLAGIGAVWGTALVWMVRMARPKQGPRVLAPASPAAPAAEKAEAPA
- a CDS encoding type II secretion system F family protein, producing the protein MSGPILLLSALAGLAVGAGLWLLLAVRYSRPSLSERLAEPAAPIHRPVRADAGGPLSRLGAVGAPLMAALGLPGARARRDLAVCERDAAGYLAEKATGLVLGLAAPPLLAAPLALVGLDLASLWGVAAWAVLAGVLWFAPDMALRDEAAKRREQMRHALAGFADLVVVSLAGGAGVNGALSDATAVGGGWAIGRIRDALRAAALRRLPAWSALRELGEQFDTPEFNELAASLQLAGADGARVRGSLAAKAKTLRTQFLSELDAEAQSATERMSLPVVLLFAGFLGMLGYPAMTHILTSL
- a CDS encoding TadE/TadG family type IV pilus assembly protein produces the protein MARSTPRSGRPVAHRTRPRADDDRGSAEVAVATPLLLLLVLLVVQVAVWMHGDHTAASVARHAVETARAADSAGAQAQAEAFADEIGGSVLGNRVIVVERGEVSVRVVVEAEVPSLIPGLTWPVRHELTAPVERFVEPGEAGGAAP
- a CDS encoding TadE/TadG family type IV pilus assembly protein; protein product: MTSATLRAAPVAAGGPGGDRGSMATELTVLTPMLLLFAMLMLLAGRVTGAAATADEVAHAAARAASLERTPAQADAAAAATAEAALSTHGLVCADYALTVDHGGLLPGAAVHAVLECHVGLGDLVGLDVPGTHTIEGESTVVVDTFRGQP